Proteins encoded by one window of Cylindrospermum stagnale PCC 7417:
- a CDS encoding restriction endonuclease fold toxin — protein MYSKQHRTSKNSANSSDTPAPNQFAPRRFVVQPKTEEVTPQQEQTPDSEAQREETEQYKSGFIDFSKLTPRPSPARTPRIQMKLTLGEPGTVYQQQAVPPNPVAIQPQTNPDLSPEQNTTLEPFDKVEEVANEAVEIQRLSEPGDNSDEDANGGTIQRACSDCEAEQEDKKHTGTIQAKKELSGFNQNLFKPSLLNKPTDTLQAKTIEEQTSKTVLNNNKNEFSLTKKPVNHLPAKEISKQDYQPQNKLESGKTEVLNAVQLVQSQTNNPLIQKQPTDPRPQGTNVSKSGVAFYEAGLELYNQPSKGHGSSIIRKIPIGTKLFIDKQLSSGWYHIALSSGEYGYVEATKVNTRLPEPGAQLYKIKSGENAIAIAERYYKQFVQRDRDLRFYVNVLEEINRLGGGIHRPPNSSWQNTQATAGVYIWIPSAEFANSFVGKISTGSPVRDALAVAGNVAKTVGNFAVGGAALVAGLLQGALESIWSNLVGIKDLAVMVWDILKSLFTGNILNDGQNLWKQITQINWGDLAQAWLGDFEKQWNNPAIFQKWQFRGKVLGYAAAEIALAVLTAGGATGAKWVGKMSTKAIEVVKKIPGVAKLAEKAKTIKIPAAVKKGLKNANTAKWLSKHRNNVIKKYGADGIKMLSEGVIAKRVTRNGHTLKVLANGKIVRCSTCEELAKQFAKELADPKNSKLAEQLSGLQKKAVTDPEGVVDEIIQVEKQLQDVRKNNLVPKKRSGEEIGKAGKDWEEAVQKKTGGKSAIIEGREIDSVTDEALIQAKNINTSNPKNFLNKKTRTQIKETIRLADERGKRAEFWFKEEPHPLIREYIENKRGIVKVGL, from the coding sequence ATGTACAGCAAGCAACACAGAACTTCCAAGAATTCTGCCAACTCCTCAGACACACCAGCGCCAAATCAGTTTGCACCGCGTCGCTTTGTCGTTCAGCCCAAAACCGAAGAAGTAACGCCCCAACAAGAACAAACGCCTGATTCTGAAGCTCAACGAGAAGAGACAGAGCAGTATAAAAGTGGCTTTATAGATTTCTCAAAACTTACACCCCGCCCGTCCCCAGCTAGGACACCAAGAATTCAGATGAAGCTTACCCTTGGTGAGCCTGGGACTGTATATCAGCAACAAGCAGTCCCACCAAATCCTGTTGCTATCCAGCCTCAAACAAACCCAGATTTATCCCCAGAACAAAATACAACATTAGAGCCATTCGACAAAGTTGAGGAAGTAGCGAATGAAGCTGTTGAAATCCAGCGTCTGAGCGAGCCAGGAGATAATAGTGATGAAGATGCCAATGGGGGAACAATTCAACGTGCTTGCTCAGACTGTGAAGCAGAACAAGAAGATAAAAAACACACAGGAACTATTCAGGCTAAAAAAGAATTATCTGGTTTCAATCAAAACCTATTTAAGCCATCACTATTAAATAAACCAACTGATACCCTTCAAGCTAAAACAATTGAAGAGCAAACTTCAAAAACCGTATTAAATAACAACAAGAATGAATTTTCACTAACAAAGAAACCAGTTAACCATCTGCCAGCCAAAGAAATTTCCAAGCAAGATTATCAACCACAGAATAAATTAGAGTCTGGTAAAACTGAGGTTTTAAATGCAGTTCAACTGGTGCAGTCACAGACAAATAACCCATTAATTCAGAAGCAACCAACAGATCCACGACCTCAAGGTACAAACGTTAGTAAAAGCGGTGTAGCATTTTATGAAGCAGGTTTAGAGCTATATAATCAACCCTCAAAGGGTCATGGTTCCAGTATCATACGCAAGATACCAATCGGTACTAAACTCTTCATTGATAAACAATTATCTAGTGGTTGGTATCACATCGCTTTGTCCTCTGGAGAATACGGCTATGTTGAAGCGACAAAAGTCAATACCCGCTTACCTGAACCAGGGGCACAACTCTATAAAATTAAGTCTGGGGAGAATGCTATTGCCATTGCTGAACGCTATTATAAACAGTTTGTTCAACGTGATAGAGACTTGCGGTTTTATGTCAACGTTTTAGAAGAAATTAATCGCCTTGGTGGTGGTATTCACCGTCCACCTAATAGTTCTTGGCAAAACACTCAAGCAACAGCCGGGGTTTACATTTGGATTCCCAGTGCTGAATTTGCTAATAGCTTTGTCGGTAAAATATCCACTGGTTCCCCTGTGCGTGATGCTTTAGCAGTGGCTGGGAACGTTGCTAAAACTGTGGGGAATTTTGCTGTAGGAGGAGCAGCTTTAGTCGCTGGACTATTACAAGGGGCTTTGGAATCTATTTGGAGTAACTTGGTAGGTATCAAAGACCTAGCAGTGATGGTCTGGGATATACTCAAAAGTTTATTTACAGGTAACATTCTCAACGATGGACAAAATCTGTGGAAGCAGATTACTCAAATTAATTGGGGTGATTTAGCTCAAGCTTGGCTGGGAGATTTTGAAAAACAGTGGAATAATCCAGCTATATTTCAAAAATGGCAGTTTCGCGGCAAGGTATTAGGCTATGCTGCTGCTGAGATTGCTTTAGCTGTTCTGACTGCTGGTGGAGCAACTGGGGCAAAATGGGTAGGGAAGATGTCCACTAAAGCCATTGAAGTAGTCAAAAAGATTCCAGGTGTAGCTAAGTTAGCGGAGAAAGCAAAAACAATCAAAATACCAGCAGCAGTAAAAAAGGGTTTGAAAAATGCTAATACTGCTAAATGGCTTAGTAAACATCGTAACAATGTAATTAAAAAATATGGCGCTGATGGTATCAAAATGCTATCAGAGGGAGTCATTGCCAAACGAGTTACCCGAAATGGTCATACCTTAAAAGTTCTGGCCAATGGTAAAATAGTTCGCTGTTCAACTTGTGAAGAACTTGCCAAACAATTTGCTAAAGAATTAGCCGATCCTAAAAATAGTAAGTTGGCTGAACAATTAAGTGGGCTTCAAAAAAAAGCAGTAACTGATCCAGAAGGAGTTGTTGATGAAATTATACAAGTTGAAAAACAATTACAAGATGTTAGAAAAAATAATCTAGTACCTAAGAAGAGATCTGGTGAAGAAATTGGTAAAGCAGGTAAAGACTGGGAAGAAGCTGTTCAAAAGAAAACAGGTGG